The Jiangella sp. DSM 45060 genome contains the following window.
TTCCTGCAGTGCGCCGCCGGGCTCGACCAGCCCACCGACGGCCGGGTGTTCATCGACGGCGCCGAGCTGACCGGTGGCAGCGAGACCCAGCTGACGAAGTTCCGCCGGCAGCGCATCGGCTTCATCTTCCAGCAGTTCAACCTGCTCCCGACGCTCACCGTCCTGCAGAACGTGACGCTGCCGCTGCGGCTGGCCGGCAAGCGGGCCGACCGCAAGCGCGCGGTCGCGATCCTGGAGCGGGTCGGGCTGGGCGAGCGCGTCAACCACCGTCCGGCCGAGCTGTCCGGCGGCCAGCAGCAGCGCGTCGCCATCGCCCGCGCGCTGGTCACGAACCCCAGCGCGATCTTCGCCGACGAGCCCACCGGCGCCCTCGACAGCCGCAGCGCCCGCACGGTGCTGACGCTGCTGGCCGAGGCCGTCCGCGAGTTCGGGCAGACGGTCGTCATGGTGACGCACGACCCGGTCGCCGCGTCGTACGCCGACTCGGTGATCTTCCTGGCCGACGGCCGCATCGCCGGCTCGCTGGACCGTCCGACGGCGGAGGCCGTCGCCGAGCGGATGACGCACCTCGGCGACGCCGCCGACCTGCGCGCGGCAGTGGGTGAGTGACCGTGTTCGGCCTGGCCGTCCGCTCGCTGCGGCACCGCACCGGCGGATTCGTCGCGAGCTTCCTGTCGATGTTCCTCGGCGCGGTCGTCGTGATGTCGTTCGCCGCCCTGCTCGACACCGCCGCCGGCTCCGGCGTCGACTCCGTCAGCGAGGAGACGCTGACGACCATGGCGCTGGTCGTGGGCGGCTGGGGCCTGGTGATCGTGCTGTTCGCGGTGGTCTCGACGATGACGCTGTCGGTGCGGCAGCGGGCCTCGGAGATGGCGCTGCTCA
Protein-coding sequences here:
- a CDS encoding ABC transporter ATP-binding protein; its protein translation is MDITRAAEALRLVQVSKTYGTGDNPVRALDDVSVSLAAGTFTAIMGPSGSGKSTFLQCAAGLDQPTDGRVFIDGAELTGGSETQLTKFRRQRIGFIFQQFNLLPTLTVLQNVTLPLRLAGKRADRKRAVAILERVGLGERVNHRPAELSGGQQQRVAIARALVTNPSAIFADEPTGALDSRSARTVLTLLAEAVREFGQTVVMVTHDPVAASYADSVIFLADGRIAGSLDRPTAEAVAERMTHLGDAADLRAAVGE